The following are encoded in a window of Halosolutus halophilus genomic DNA:
- a CDS encoding amidohydrolase, producing MTAAADLLLTNAEVHTLTEPDRTHEAVAIRDGEIVRVGDTYEIAFLEGVETHRIDCEGRVVLPGFIDAHTHLEQLGQHLVHADLSAARSRAECLDLLAEQAASDPDREWVLGFGYDESEWDESRNLTRDDLDRVSEERPVVAMRVDLHTASLNSTALERLRDEMPESDLRSADGEPTGVAVEDAAEAVRREITADRAEMREVIAAAADHAVALGVTGVHDKVRGSMAPRVYRDMAADGDLPLRVRIDYWSDHLDALVEVGLATDTEAGAGTGAAATGGFVQTGAIKSFSDGSIGSETAKLWEPYVGAADSGDRIATSDGDADDDRGQWVVDPGELAALVDRADGHGYQLSIHAIGDAAIAETLSALEATSDPGGDRHRIEHAELATDDQFERMAEAGIVASMQPNFHRWAGAGGLYDQRLGVERRERTNRFRRALEYDVPLAFGSDCMPLDPLLGIHHAVNAPVDAQRLSVTEALRAYTRGAAYAGFDEDRLGTIEAGKRADLVVLEASPWDQADRIDAIDVALTLVDGEVVYDGR from the coding sequence ATGACCGCGGCTGCGGATCTCCTGCTGACGAACGCGGAGGTACACACCCTGACGGAGCCCGATCGGACCCACGAGGCCGTCGCGATCCGGGACGGCGAGATCGTCCGCGTGGGCGATACGTACGAGATCGCGTTCCTCGAGGGAGTCGAGACCCATCGGATCGACTGCGAGGGACGAGTCGTCCTGCCGGGCTTTATCGACGCACACACCCACCTCGAGCAACTGGGCCAGCACCTCGTGCACGCGGACCTCTCGGCCGCCCGGAGCCGCGCGGAGTGTCTCGACCTGCTGGCCGAACAGGCGGCGAGCGACCCCGATCGAGAGTGGGTCCTCGGGTTCGGTTACGACGAGAGCGAGTGGGACGAGTCCCGAAATCTCACCCGCGACGACCTCGACAGGGTGAGCGAGGAGCGGCCGGTCGTCGCCATGCGGGTCGACCTGCACACCGCCTCGCTGAACTCGACGGCGTTAGAACGGCTCCGGGACGAGATGCCCGAGTCCGACCTGCGCTCCGCGGACGGGGAGCCGACCGGCGTCGCCGTCGAGGACGCCGCCGAGGCTGTCCGGCGCGAGATCACGGCCGATCGGGCGGAGATGCGCGAGGTGATCGCAGCCGCGGCGGATCACGCCGTCGCCCTCGGCGTCACCGGCGTCCACGACAAGGTCCGGGGATCGATGGCCCCGCGAGTGTATCGAGACATGGCCGCCGACGGCGACCTGCCGTTGCGGGTGCGGATCGACTACTGGAGCGATCACCTCGACGCCCTCGTGGAGGTCGGGCTGGCGACCGATACCGAAGCCGGCGCGGGGACCGGAGCCGCGGCGACCGGCGGATTCGTCCAGACCGGGGCCATCAAGTCCTTCTCGGACGGCAGCATCGGCAGCGAGACGGCGAAGCTGTGGGAGCCGTACGTCGGTGCGGCCGACAGCGGGGACAGGATCGCGACCAGCGACGGCGACGCGGACGACGACCGCGGCCAGTGGGTCGTCGACCCCGGGGAACTCGCCGCGCTCGTCGATCGAGCCGACGGCCACGGCTACCAGCTCTCGATCCACGCGATCGGCGACGCGGCGATCGCGGAGACGCTGTCGGCCCTCGAGGCCACGTCCGATCCCGGCGGAGATCGCCACCGGATCGAACACGCGGAACTGGCGACCGACGACCAGTTCGAGCGGATGGCCGAGGCCGGCATCGTGGCGTCGATGCAGCCGAACTTCCACCGCTGGGCGGGAGCGGGCGGCCTCTACGACCAGCGCCTCGGGGTGGAGCGCCGGGAGCGAACGAACCGGTTCCGGCGCGCCCTCGAGTACGACGTCCCGCTCGCGTTCGGGTCGGACTGCATGCCGCTCGATCCGCTGCTCGGGATCCACCACGCGGTGAACGCGCCCGTCGACGCCCAGCGACTGTCGGTCACCGAGGCGCTCCGGGCCTACACGCGGGGCGCGGCCTACGCCGGTTTCGACGAGGATCGGCTGGGGACGATCGAGGCCGGGAAGCGGGCCGACCTGGTCGTCCTCGAGGCGTCGCCGTGGGACCAGGCCGATCGAATCGACGCGATCGACGTGGCGCTGACGCTGGTCGACGGCGAGGTCGTCTACGACGGTCGGTAA
- the hmgA gene encoding hydroxymethylglutaryl-CoA reductase (NADPH), translating into MTDPQDLADRVREGDLRIHELEAHADADTAAEARRLFVERETGTDLEAIGDYTFPAEAAEPNIENMIGAAQVPMGVVGPVPVAGGAADGEYHLPLATTEGALLASVNRGLSVIRSAGGADARVTKNGMTRAPVFRVDGVAEAAETVDWVEGNVDALREAAESTTSHGELLAVEPYVVGDSVYLRFAYDTKDAMGMNMATIATEAACEVVERETPASLVALSGNLCSDKKPAAINAVEGRGRSVTADVVIPGDVVADRLHTTADAIVEANTRKNLVGSAKAGSLGFNAHAANVVGAAFLATGQDEAQVVEGANAITTMDARASDDGGTDLYASVSLASLEVGTVGGGTKLPTQSEALDVLGLRGGGDPPGSNADALAEIVAVGALAGELSLLAALASNHLASAHEDLGR; encoded by the coding sequence ATGACGGACCCCCAGGACCTCGCCGATCGCGTCCGCGAGGGCGATCTCCGGATTCACGAACTCGAGGCGCACGCCGACGCAGACACCGCCGCCGAAGCCCGACGGCTGTTCGTCGAGCGCGAGACAGGCACCGATCTCGAGGCGATCGGCGACTACACCTTCCCGGCCGAAGCCGCGGAGCCGAACATCGAGAACATGATCGGGGCGGCCCAGGTCCCGATGGGCGTCGTCGGTCCCGTCCCCGTGGCGGGCGGCGCGGCCGACGGCGAGTACCACCTGCCGCTCGCAACCACGGAGGGCGCGTTGCTCGCGTCGGTCAACCGCGGGCTCTCGGTGATCCGCTCCGCGGGGGGTGCAGACGCTCGCGTCACGAAGAACGGGATGACCCGCGCGCCGGTGTTCCGGGTCGACGGCGTGGCCGAGGCGGCCGAGACGGTCGACTGGGTCGAGGGGAACGTCGACGCACTGCGCGAGGCCGCCGAGTCCACCACGAGCCACGGCGAACTGCTGGCCGTCGAACCCTACGTCGTCGGCGACTCCGTCTACCTGCGCTTCGCCTACGACACCAAGGACGCGATGGGGATGAACATGGCCACGATCGCGACCGAGGCGGCCTGCGAGGTCGTCGAGCGCGAAACCCCCGCCTCGCTCGTCGCCCTCTCGGGGAACCTCTGTTCGGACAAGAAACCTGCCGCGATCAACGCCGTCGAGGGCCGGGGCCGATCGGTCACCGCGGACGTCGTGATCCCCGGCGACGTCGTCGCGGATCGGCTGCACACCACGGCGGACGCGATCGTCGAGGCCAACACCCGTAAGAACCTCGTCGGGAGCGCCAAGGCGGGCAGCCTGGGCTTTAACGCTCACGCGGCGAACGTCGTCGGCGCGGCGTTCCTCGCGACCGGGCAAGACGAGGCCCAGGTCGTCGAGGGGGCGAACGCGATCACGACGATGGACGCTCGAGCGTCCGACGACGGGGGAACCGACCTCTACGCCAGCGTCTCGCTGGCCTCGCTCGAGGTCGGTACCGTCGGCGGCGGGACGAAACTCCCCACGCAGTCCGAGGCCCTCGACGTTCTCGGCCTCCGCGGCGGCGGCGATCCGCCGGGGTCGAACGCGGACGCGCTCGCCGAGATCGTCGCCGTCGGTGCGCTCGCCGGCGAACTCTCCCTGCTCGCCGCACTCGCGTCGAACCACCTCGCGAGCGCACACGAGGATCTCGGGCGGTAG
- a CDS encoding DUF5817 domain-containing protein, with product MYAVVGCSECSHLWLIEGRSETTQCPRCGSRKAYEKRKKFVETDDADEAREVRASMLANRQGEGETFAELDSFAALEDDVADGVVDDEEYLDESGLDVDEVADAGERDPRGPNRSGSKKEIVEAALADLDRPTEDEIVEYASERGVSAAYVRNALEKLTRRGAVSESRGRYRRL from the coding sequence ATGTACGCCGTCGTCGGCTGCAGCGAGTGTTCACACCTCTGGCTCATCGAGGGTCGATCGGAGACGACGCAGTGTCCCCGCTGTGGGTCGCGGAAAGCCTACGAGAAGCGCAAGAAGTTCGTCGAGACCGACGACGCCGACGAGGCTCGCGAGGTCCGGGCTTCGATGCTGGCGAACCGGCAGGGCGAGGGCGAGACGTTCGCCGAACTGGACTCCTTCGCGGCCCTCGAAGACGACGTCGCGGACGGCGTCGTCGACGACGAGGAGTACCTCGACGAGTCGGGCCTCGACGTCGACGAGGTCGCGGACGCGGGCGAGCGGGATCCGCGCGGGCCGAACCGCAGCGGCAGCAAGAAGGAAATCGTCGAGGCGGCACTCGCGGACCTCGATCGGCCGACGGAAGACGAGATCGTCGAGTACGCGAGCGAACGCGGCGTCTCGGCCGCGTACGTCAGGAACGCCCTCGAGAAACTCACCAGACGCGGTGCGGTGAGCGAGAGCCGTGGCCGATACCGCCGCCTGTAG
- a CDS encoding cupin domain-containing protein, with protein MERVPLSDLDPSEAADGVHLALMAGTESMNVQHFEIEPGATVEEHSHPHEQTGFIYEGELVFLTDGEEIVCEPGDSYAIPGEQPHAAENRGDETVRGIDIFSPPRENPNWQA; from the coding sequence ATGGAACGCGTTCCCCTGTCCGACCTCGATCCGTCAGAAGCCGCCGACGGCGTTCACCTGGCGCTGATGGCGGGCACCGAATCGATGAACGTCCAGCACTTCGAGATCGAACCCGGCGCGACCGTCGAGGAACACAGCCACCCCCACGAGCAGACGGGGTTCATCTACGAGGGCGAACTGGTCTTTCTCACGGACGGCGAAGAGATCGTCTGCGAGCCCGGTGACTCCTACGCGATCCCGGGCGAGCAGCCCCACGCGGCCGAGAACCGGGGCGACGAGACGGTCCGCGGCATCGACATCTTCAGCCCGCCGCGCGAGAACCCGAACTGGCAGGCGTAG
- a CDS encoding acetyl-CoA hydrolase/transferase C-terminal domain-containing protein yields MTNDRIADGLPVVSAADAAASIPNEATLYTGGIGTGPKELPLALARSDRDLSLSIISSADAGFLTDTQVVGSGGVDFRYPFAVWPDHRQAANGGELTFVDDHFSSISRTVQQDVFTPEFGFDGPTVAIVEAVAVDDDRFVPTTAIGAIPTFVEHADRVIVEVNEAVPLAVGEFHDVYRPGTPPRDPIPLSAPDDRLGDRYVELPDGPDAVVRSDQPPMPYPFRDLTGDEREIADATVDFLKREVERNPAFEDRLTVEVGVGTLGDEIMRRLDGLAAPGRELAYYGEVIQDGLLELLADGTLEAASGTGIVISQKWIDRLYDEAETFTDRLRVRPVDVANEPSVIRRLGLVGINSAVEVDVYGNANSSHVRGSQVLQGIGGSGDFARNALVSVIVLPSTARDGTVSRIVPMATHVDHPDHDIDIVVTEQGVTDLRGLGPSDRADRLIEECAHPAFRDDLREYLERATAGDDPGHLPHDLQTAFDPLEREASQLNR; encoded by the coding sequence ATGACAAACGATCGAATCGCGGACGGACTACCGGTCGTCTCGGCCGCCGACGCAGCGGCGTCGATACCGAACGAGGCGACCCTCTACACCGGCGGTATCGGCACGGGACCGAAGGAGTTGCCGCTCGCGCTCGCCCGCTCGGACCGAGACCTATCGCTGTCGATCATCAGCAGCGCCGACGCGGGCTTTCTCACAGACACGCAGGTCGTGGGCAGCGGCGGCGTCGACTTCCGGTATCCCTTCGCCGTCTGGCCGGATCATCGACAGGCGGCAAATGGGGGCGAACTGACGTTCGTCGACGACCACTTCTCCTCGATCTCCCGGACGGTCCAGCAGGACGTGTTCACACCCGAGTTCGGGTTCGACGGGCCGACCGTCGCCATCGTCGAAGCGGTGGCGGTCGACGACGACCGATTCGTGCCGACGACGGCTATCGGAGCCATACCGACGTTCGTCGAACACGCGGATCGGGTGATCGTCGAGGTGAACGAAGCCGTTCCCCTCGCGGTCGGGGAGTTCCACGACGTCTACCGGCCCGGCACCCCGCCGCGAGATCCGATCCCGCTTTCCGCCCCCGACGACCGACTCGGCGATCGGTACGTCGAACTCCCCGACGGTCCGGACGCCGTCGTCCGATCCGATCAGCCGCCGATGCCGTATCCGTTCCGCGATCTCACCGGGGACGAACGGGAGATCGCGGATGCGACCGTCGATTTCCTCAAACGCGAGGTCGAGCGCAACCCCGCGTTCGAGGACCGACTGACAGTAGAGGTCGGCGTCGGTACGCTCGGCGACGAGATCATGCGTCGGCTGGACGGACTCGCCGCGCCGGGTCGTGAACTCGCGTACTACGGTGAAGTGATCCAGGACGGACTGCTCGAGTTGCTCGCCGACGGAACGCTCGAGGCCGCAAGCGGTACCGGGATCGTCATCTCTCAGAAGTGGATAGACCGACTGTACGACGAGGCAGAGACGTTCACTGACCGCCTTCGCGTTCGGCCCGTCGACGTCGCGAACGAGCCGTCGGTGATCCGACGGCTCGGCCTCGTCGGCATCAACAGCGCCGTCGAAGTCGACGTCTACGGCAACGCGAATTCCTCACACGTCCGGGGCTCACAGGTCCTTCAGGGGATCGGCGGGAGCGGCGACTTCGCACGGAACGCGCTCGTGTCGGTGATCGTTCTCCCCTCGACGGCTCGCGACGGTACCGTGTCGCGAATCGTCCCGATGGCAACCCACGTCGATCACCCGGATCACGACATCGACATCGTCGTGACGGAACAGGGCGTCACGGACCTTCGCGGACTCGGGCCGAGCGACCGCGCCGACCGGCTGATCGAGGAGTGTGCCCATCCCGCCTTCCGCGACGACCTCCGGGAGTACCTCGAGCGGGCGACCGCGGGGGACGATCCGGGCCATCTCCCACACGACCTGCAGACGGCGTTCGACCCGCTCGAACGGGAAGCTTCGCAGTTGAACAGGTAA
- a CDS encoding winged helix-turn-helix domain-containing protein, with product MAESERSVRRSGDELLPEHSVLSLEEYLAMQRSIGNETRFRVLNALVEAGPQSASELRDRLDVESNVLHYHLDELVDVGLVENRKRKEPDTDGLYSYYRATSLGEGILDHGVRELMAREWDAIEEYS from the coding sequence ATGGCCGAATCCGAGCGCTCCGTACGACGATCGGGGGACGAGTTACTGCCCGAACACAGCGTCCTCTCGCTCGAAGAGTACCTCGCGATGCAGCGATCGATCGGGAACGAGACGCGGTTTCGCGTGCTGAACGCGCTGGTCGAGGCGGGACCGCAAAGCGCGAGCGAACTGCGTGACCGACTCGACGTCGAGTCGAACGTCCTCCACTACCACCTCGACGAACTCGTCGACGTCGGTCTCGTCGAGAACCGAAAACGCAAGGAACCCGACACCGACGGGCTCTATTCCTATTACCGGGCGACGTCGCTCGGTGAGGGAATTCTCGATCACGGCGTCCGCGAACTCATGGCCCGCGAGTGGGACGCGATCGAGGAATATAGCTAA
- a CDS encoding DUF7509 family protein, with amino-acid sequence MRDRIIDELGDLPRSRFLVYLMGPYEAFDVERAVADVDPDAIPESVDFGSLVGSDHELGRDEAALDLLLDVRDHLRTSAGVNAFLAIDVGVELSEMDAASQSIAFARASNAVVYVVPAVGDNLGVGIEVGSVLEALFNEETAARRRERVMFVHESGVRSAMIAAVRDRWEARIYSYDDRADLERQLRLFVRDLIRKERTGELPRLG; translated from the coding sequence ATGCGCGACCGGATCATCGACGAACTGGGTGATCTTCCACGATCGCGGTTTCTCGTCTACCTGATGGGCCCGTACGAGGCGTTCGACGTCGAGCGTGCGGTCGCAGACGTCGATCCCGACGCGATCCCCGAATCGGTCGATTTCGGGTCGCTCGTCGGGTCGGATCACGAACTCGGCCGGGACGAGGCGGCACTCGACCTGTTGCTGGACGTTCGCGACCATCTTCGGACGTCAGCGGGCGTCAATGCGTTCCTCGCGATCGACGTCGGTGTAGAGCTGTCCGAGATGGACGCCGCGAGCCAGAGCATCGCATTCGCCCGAGCGAGCAATGCGGTCGTGTACGTGGTCCCCGCCGTTGGCGACAACCTCGGTGTCGGAATCGAGGTCGGATCGGTCCTCGAGGCCCTTTTCAACGAGGAGACCGCGGCCCGCCGCCGCGAGCGGGTCATGTTCGTCCACGAGTCGGGCGTCCGCAGCGCGATGATCGCCGCCGTCCGTGATCGCTGGGAGGCACGGATCTACTCCTACGACGATCGGGCGGATCTGGAGCGCCAGCTCCGGTTGTTCGTGCGCGACCTCATTCGGAAGGAGCGAACGGGCGAGTTGCCGCGACTCGGGTAG
- a CDS encoding GNAT family N-acetyltransferase, with translation MAEVRAVDSEEQREDAYDVRQTVFVEEQGVDEAIEYDEHEDESVHFVAYDEGEPIGAARLRETEPGLGKVERVAVLESRREEGIGRELMDAVEDEAREQGLTALKLHSQTRAAEFYRRLGYERRGEEFEEAGIPHVEMRKSLE, from the coding sequence ATGGCCGAGGTACGCGCAGTCGACTCGGAAGAGCAACGAGAAGACGCCTACGACGTCCGACAGACGGTGTTCGTCGAGGAACAGGGCGTCGACGAGGCGATCGAGTACGACGAGCACGAGGACGAGTCGGTTCACTTCGTCGCCTACGACGAGGGCGAACCGATCGGGGCCGCCCGCCTCCGCGAGACGGAACCGGGACTCGGCAAGGTCGAACGCGTCGCCGTCCTGGAGTCGCGACGCGAGGAGGGGATCGGCCGGGAGCTGATGGACGCCGTCGAAGACGAGGCCCGCGAGCAGGGACTGACGGCGCTCAAACTCCACTCCCAGACCCGCGCCGCCGAGTTCTACCGCCGGCTCGGCTACGAACGCCGCGGCGAGGAGTTCGAGGAGGCGGGGATCCCCCACGTCGAGATGCGCAAGTCCCTGGAGTGA
- a CDS encoding NUDIX hydrolase has product MTSGLDLDPESLCDRDEVAVQTETRTGTRSEFETARELEHHVTVGITNDDGEVLLVSDGARGWTLPAVPVDPDEDWAAAGRRAITTTTGAEASLDEPVRVRRVEFRQDDHANRVVTTYDVLVRATVTGRPIADEPTLAGDDVADLLWLDRAPEAGTDGVAADVRAVLDRSTA; this is encoded by the coding sequence ATGACATCCGGTCTCGACCTCGATCCGGAGTCCCTGTGCGATCGCGACGAGGTCGCCGTCCAGACCGAGACGCGGACCGGTACTCGATCGGAGTTCGAGACGGCGCGCGAACTCGAACACCACGTGACGGTCGGGATCACAAACGACGACGGGGAGGTACTGCTGGTGAGCGACGGCGCCCGCGGGTGGACCCTGCCAGCCGTTCCCGTCGACCCCGACGAGGACTGGGCCGCGGCTGGGCGACGGGCGATCACGACGACGACCGGCGCCGAGGCGAGCCTCGACGAGCCAGTTCGCGTTCGCCGCGTCGAGTTCAGACAGGACGACCACGCGAATCGGGTCGTGACGACGTACGACGTCCTCGTCCGAGCCACGGTCACCGGCCGGCCGATCGCGGACGAACCAACCCTCGCCGGTGACGACGTGGCGGATCTCCTCTGGCTCGATCGGGCCCCGGAAGCGGGGACGGACGGCGTCGCGGCTGACGTACGAGCGGTCCTCGATCGATCGACGGCGTAG
- the icd gene encoding isocitrate dehydrogenase (NADP(+)): protein MSYDKIEVPDAGEKITLKEGTDDELEVPDNPIIPIIHGDGVGSDVGPAAQKVLEAAAEETGREINWMRVYAGASAREKYDENLPEETVEAIKEHRVAIKGPLTTPVGAGFRSLNVALRKKLDLYANVRPTYHLDGVPSPVKDPEQMDMITFRENTEDVYAGIEWEAGTDEVEQVKEFVEDEMGATGVIHDGPVGIGVKPITEFGSKRLVRRAIDYALEHDRDSVTLVHKGNIMKFTEGQFRDWGYEVAEEEYGDEVITEDTLWEERDGEAPEDAVVVNDRIADNMLQQILTRTDEYDVVATMNLNGDYMSDACGAQIGGLGIAPGSNFGDGRMLAEPVHGSAPKYEGQDKVNPTAMILSGRMMLEYLGWSDAADLVRDAVEETISSGKVTYDLERQLDDAEKLATSEFADEVVSNIETLA from the coding sequence ATGAGCTACGACAAGATCGAGGTCCCCGACGCGGGGGAGAAGATTACGCTGAAAGAGGGAACCGACGACGAGCTCGAGGTTCCCGACAACCCGATCATCCCGATCATCCACGGTGACGGTGTGGGGAGCGACGTCGGCCCCGCCGCACAGAAGGTCCTCGAGGCCGCCGCGGAGGAAACCGGCCGCGAGATCAACTGGATGCGGGTCTACGCCGGCGCGAGCGCTCGCGAGAAGTACGACGAGAACCTCCCCGAGGAGACCGTCGAGGCGATCAAGGAACACCGCGTCGCGATCAAGGGCCCGCTGACGACGCCCGTCGGCGCCGGCTTCCGATCGCTCAACGTCGCGCTGCGGAAGAAACTCGACCTCTACGCGAACGTCCGTCCGACCTACCACCTCGACGGCGTCCCGTCGCCGGTCAAAGACCCCGAACAGATGGACATGATCACCTTCCGTGAGAACACGGAAGACGTCTACGCCGGCATCGAGTGGGAGGCCGGCACCGACGAAGTCGAGCAGGTCAAGGAGTTCGTCGAAGACGAGATGGGCGCGACGGGCGTCATCCACGACGGCCCCGTCGGCATCGGCGTCAAGCCGATCACGGAGTTCGGATCCAAGCGTCTCGTCCGCCGTGCGATCGACTACGCCCTCGAACACGACCGCGACTCGGTCACGCTGGTCCACAAGGGTAACATCATGAAGTTCACCGAGGGCCAGTTCCGCGACTGGGGCTACGAGGTCGCCGAAGAGGAGTACGGCGACGAGGTCATCACCGAGGACACCCTCTGGGAGGAACGCGACGGCGAGGCCCCCGAGGACGCCGTGGTCGTCAACGATCGCATCGCGGACAACATGCTCCAGCAGATCCTCACCCGCACCGACGAGTACGACGTCGTCGCGACGATGAACCTGAACGGGGACTACATGTCCGACGCCTGCGGTGCCCAGATCGGTGGGCTCGGTATCGCCCCCGGTTCTAACTTCGGCGACGGTCGCATGCTCGCCGAACCCGTCCACGGCTCCGCACCCAAGTACGAGGGCCAGGACAAGGTCAACCCGACCGCCATGATCCTCTCGGGGCGCATGATGCTCGAGTACCTCGGCTGGAGCGACGCCGCCGACCTCGTCCGCGACGCCGTCGAGGAGACCATCTCCTCCGGCAAGGTCACCTACGACCTCGAACGCCAGCTCGACGACGCCGAGAAACTCGCCACCAGCGAGTTCGCCGACGAAGTCGTCAGCAATATCGAGACGCTCGCGTAA
- a CDS encoding isoaspartyl peptidase/L-asparaginase produces the protein MQVLVHGGAGSDPDDPGSRREVLEAAADAGAAAPSAVDAVETAVNRLESSPRFNAGVGSAVQSDGRIRTDAGLMTDDRSVGAACSMPDVEHAVSVARVVLEETPHGFVSGDHAVSLAEAFGVETGVDCWTDRTRERWSELDPPTGGTRDELAWIRDRYGRSDPDGRDERADGSGRPGDHGTGPVDEYDHDTVGAVAFDGESLAAATSTGGRWLALAGRVGDVPQVGAGFYCSPAAAVSATGAGEDIARVTLSRRVARHVERGHDASAAAELAIEEFAELTGSTAGVIVLDARGTLGSAYNSAAMQTARATSSTG, from the coding sequence ATGCAGGTACTCGTCCACGGTGGTGCAGGAAGCGATCCCGACGATCCCGGCTCGCGGCGCGAGGTCCTCGAAGCGGCGGCCGACGCCGGCGCAGCGGCTCCGTCGGCCGTCGACGCGGTGGAGACGGCCGTCAATCGGCTGGAGTCTTCGCCGCGGTTCAACGCGGGCGTCGGGAGCGCCGTCCAGAGCGACGGCCGGATCCGGACCGACGCGGGGCTCATGACCGACGACCGATCGGTCGGGGCGGCGTGTTCGATGCCGGACGTCGAGCACGCGGTCAGCGTCGCCCGCGTCGTCTTGGAGGAAACGCCGCACGGATTCGTCTCTGGCGACCACGCCGTCTCGCTGGCCGAGGCGTTCGGTGTCGAGACGGGGGTCGACTGCTGGACCGATCGGACGCGCGAGCGGTGGTCGGAACTCGACCCGCCGACCGGAGGCACTCGCGACGAACTCGCGTGGATCCGCGACCGGTACGGCCGATCGGATCCCGACGGGCGGGACGAACGGGCAGACGGGAGCGGACGACCCGGCGACCACGGGACGGGGCCGGTCGACGAGTACGACCACGACACAGTCGGAGCGGTCGCGTTCGATGGGGAGTCGCTCGCCGCGGCGACGTCGACGGGCGGGCGCTGGCTCGCGCTCGCAGGCCGGGTCGGCGACGTTCCGCAGGTCGGGGCCGGATTCTACTGTTCGCCCGCCGCCGCGGTCAGCGCGACGGGTGCCGGCGAGGACATCGCCCGCGTCACGCTCTCGCGACGGGTCGCTCGTCACGTCGAGCGCGGCCACGACGCGTCCGCGGCGGCGGAACTCGCGATCGAGGAGTTCGCGGAACTCACGGGCTCGACGGCAGGAGTGATCGTTCTCGACGCGCGTGGTACTCTCGGGTCGGCGTACAACAGTGCCGCGATGCAGACCGCTCGCGCGACGTCCTCTACGGGGTAA
- the map gene encoding type II methionyl aminopeptidase translates to MAESEVDLESEQYEKHREAGEILSQVREETVDRVEVGASHLEVAEFAEDRIRELGGKPAFPVNISIDEEAAHATPSIDDETTFGEEMINLDIGVHVDGWLADTAITVDLSGNPELAEASEEALEAALEVVEPGVETGEIGAEIEDVIDGYGFNPVVNLTGHGLGHWEQHTSPNIPNRAVSQGTTLEVGDVVAIEPFATDGGGKVSEGASEEIFALEREGTVRNRQARDALDQITEEFRTLPFATRWLETDRAEMALRRLKRNDIVHGYPVLKEDDGFLVSQKEHTLIVTEDGCEVTTR, encoded by the coding sequence ATGGCCGAATCCGAGGTGGACCTGGAGTCCGAGCAGTACGAGAAACACCGGGAAGCCGGCGAGATCCTCTCGCAGGTACGCGAAGAGACGGTCGACCGCGTCGAGGTCGGTGCGAGCCACCTCGAGGTCGCCGAGTTCGCCGAGGACCGGATCCGGGAACTCGGCGGCAAACCGGCGTTCCCGGTGAACATCTCGATCGACGAGGAGGCGGCCCACGCCACGCCGTCGATCGACGACGAGACGACCTTCGGTGAGGAGATGATCAACCTGGACATCGGCGTCCACGTCGACGGCTGGCTCGCCGACACGGCGATCACGGTCGACCTCTCGGGGAACCCGGAACTCGCCGAGGCCTCCGAAGAGGCCCTCGAGGCGGCGCTCGAGGTGGTCGAACCGGGCGTCGAGACCGGCGAGATCGGTGCCGAGATCGAGGACGTCATCGACGGCTACGGCTTCAACCCGGTCGTCAACCTCACCGGCCACGGCCTGGGCCACTGGGAACAACACACCAGCCCGAACATCCCCAACCGCGCCGTCTCGCAGGGGACGACGCTCGAGGTCGGCGACGTCGTCGCGATCGAACCGTTCGCGACCGACGGCGGCGGGAAGGTTTCCGAGGGGGCCAGCGAGGAAATCTTCGCCCTCGAGCGCGAGGGGACCGTCCGCAACCGGCAGGCCCGCGACGCGCTCGACCAGATCACCGAGGAGTTCCGCACGCTCCCCTTCGCGACGCGCTGGCTCGAGACCGATCGGGCCGAGATGGCGCTGCGCCGACTCAAGCGCAACGACATCGTCCACGGCTATCCGGTGCTCAAGGAGGACGACGGATTCCTCGTCAGCCAGAAGGAACACACGCTCATCGTCACCGAAGACGGCTGTGAAGTGACGACGAGGTAG